In a single window of the Papaver somniferum cultivar HN1 chromosome 8, ASM357369v1, whole genome shotgun sequence genome:
- the LOC113302220 gene encoding phospholipase A1-IIdelta-like encodes MEISELEPGRWEEILGSNHWEGLLEPLDLNLRQLILRCGDFCQATYDSFVSDKHSKYCGSCRYGKKSFFKKVALESAANDYFVDSFLYGTSRVVRSCFSFSYSKEAWDRESNWIGYISVSTDEVSKILGRREIYVAWRGTTTTLEWMNVFDAEKASIKPLLKPKYLNAETNATEERQRHWYDILICKQNEATNGNDDENIPEVMKGWLTIYNSDNPNSQFTKLSARTQVLSKIKRLATMYKDENVSVILTGHSLGASLAILCAFDLVENGLSKIPVTAVVFGSPQIGDKAFTDKVMTFTNLRVLHVKNTIDLIPHYPGRLLGFAHTGTDFEVDTRKSTSLKDSRNPSDWHNLQAILHTVAGWNGKEKEFELKVDRSVALVNKSSDYLKDDELVPASWWVEKNKGMVLEDGKWVMAPPDEEDIPVPESY; translated from the coding sequence ATGGAGATTTCAGAACTGGAACCTGGAAGATGGGAAGAAATACTAGGAAGCAACCATTGGGAAGGGCTCCTAGAACCTCTCGATTTGAACTTGCGGCAACTTATTCTCCGTTGTGGCGACTTCTGCCAGGCAACTTATGATTCATTTGTAAGCGATAAGCACTCCAAATACTGTGGTAGTTGTCGTTATGGAAAAAAATCATTCTTCAAAAAAGTTGCACTGGAATCAGCTGCAAATGACTACTTTGTGGATTCATTCCTCTATGGAACTTCACGTGTGGTAAGATCCTGCTTCTCCTTCTCATACTCAAAAGAAGCCTGGGATCGTGAATCGAACTGGATCGGTTACATTTCTGTAAGCACTGATGAAGTTAGCAAAATCCTTGGAAGACGGGAAATATACGTAGCATGGCGTGGTACAACAACAACTCTTGAGTGGATGAATGTGTTTGATGCGGAAAAGGCGTCAATTAAGCCATTATTGAAGCCAAAATACCTTAACGCTGAAACAAATGCTACTGAAGAACGCCAGCGCCACTGGTATGACATTTTGATTTGCAAGCAGAATGAAGCTACTAATGGTAATGACGATGAAAATATACCTGAAGTTATGAAGGGTTGGCTTACGATTTACAATTCTGATAATCCAAATTCCCAGTTCACAAAGCTAAGTGCGAGGACCCAAGTTCTCTCGAAGATCAAAAGACTAGCAACCATGTACAAAGATGAAAATGTAAGTGTAATACTAACAGGACACAGCCTCGGTGCAAGTTTAGCAATCTTATGTGCATTTGATTTAGTTGAAAACGGGTTATCTAAAATACCGGTGACGGCTGTCGTATTTGGTAGCCCACAAATTGGTGATAAAGCTTTCACTGATAAGGTTATGACTTTCACTAACCTTAGGGTATTGCATGTGAAGAACACGATTGATCTTATACCGCATTATCCAGGTAGGCTATTAGGTTTCGCTCATACAGGGACAGATTTTGAAGTCGATACTCGAAAGTCGACGAGTTTAAAGGATTCCAGAAATCCTAGCGACTGGCATAATCTGCAAGCTATACTCCATACAGTTGCTGGTTGGAATGGGAAAGAAAAAGAATTTGAATTGAAAGTGGACAGAAGTGTTGCATTAGTTAATAAGTCTAGCGACTATCTGAAAGATGACGAGTTAGTCCCAGCGTCATGGTGGGTAGAGAAGAACAAAGGAATGGTGCTTGAAGACGGGAAATGGGTTATGGCTCCACCAGATGAAGAGGACATACCTGTTCCTGAATCTTACTAA
- the LOC113305822 gene encoding protein MALE DISCOVERER 2-like: MGSQWNPNAGFQLLIRMSMFLLLILLLHIHQCRSLNLEGAALLEFRANVTKDPYGVLESWNPNDTNPCTWFGVRCVNGKIRMLDLNGFSLEGTSAPELGNLGNLRSLILQKNQFTGYIPKEFGGLKNLEILDLRANNLEGTIPVEIGQLQSLKQLLLCNNKFQGSIPQEVGILNMLSEVQFDEGLTLASGSGISCPHRKFGHCIWQNSLKQLKKADYSSRSPLKGNLLHYLNVLPLFYLRKGPSHVPVRRCCNNLPSSSEQLIEQHVTHITHFVRRKLLQEPSNLPASPASNVNSLDQAAEVPFTHSSGAFPAIPNGKKKHPPPPSETSPGDDPDKKPPSALNANAAPKPTENQSWKTMKYIYVIPGVAFLVTVAVAMLCMCRKPGETTIGPWKTGLSGQLQKAFVTGAPKLNRSELETACEDFSNIIDTLDDCTIFKGTLSSGVEIAVASTLIPSFKDWKDSSEMAYMRKIDTLSRVNHKNYVNLLGLCEEDEPFLRMMVFEYAPNGTLHEHLHVKEVEHLDWNARVRIIMGTAYCLQYMHHELNPPIAHPNLQSQAIYLTDDCAAKIGDISFGTNIAPKATSPKEESKHAKLPPLADPESNVYSFGLLLLEIISGKLPSAEEHGSLIKWASEYFNDQEKINSLVDPTLKSVKNNELEIICEIIQDCTHEDPKKRPTLTAKI; the protein is encoded by the exons ATGGGGAGTCAATGGAATCCAAATGCTGGATTCCAACTCCTTATTAGAATGTCaatgtttcttcttttgattcttcTTTTACACATTCATCAATGCCGGTCGCTTAATCTTGAAG GAGCTGCATTATTAGAATTCAGGGCAAATGTCACTAAGGATCCTTATGGTGTCTTAGAGAGTTGGAATCCTAATGATACTAATCCATGTACGTGGTTCGGTGTCCGCTGCGTGAACGGCAAAATTCGCATGCT GGATTTAAATGGTTTCTCCTTGGAAGGCACGTCGGCACCCGAACTTGGGAATCTTGGTAACTTAAGATCTCT AATTCTACAAAAGAATCAGTTCACAGGATACATCCCTAAAGAGTTTGGAGGGCTTAAGAATCTGGAAATATTGGACTTACGGGCTAATAACTTAGAGGGTACAATTCCAGTCGAAATAGGCCAATTGCAGTCACTGAAGCAGTT ACTACTTTGCAACAATAAATTCCAAGGCAGTATTCCTCAAGAGGTTGGGATACTGAATATGTTATCTGAAGTACAATTTGACGAAGGTCTTACTCTTGCTTCTGGTTCTGGCATCAGCTGCCCGCATAGAAAATTTGGACACTG CATTTGGCAGAACAGCTTGAAGCAACTGAAGAAGGCAGATTACTCTTCCAGGAGTCCACTCAAAGGAAATCTCTTACATTATCTCAATGTATTGCCACT CTTTTACTTGAGAAAAGGCCCGTCGCATGTCCCTGTACGAAGATGTTGTAACAATCTACCAA GTTCAAGTGAACAACTAATTGAACAACATGTAACACATATCACACATTTTGTACGCCGGAAACTGCTTCAAGAGCCCAGTAACCTCCCTGCTTCACCAGCAAGCAATGTTAACTCGCTTGACCAAGCAGCTGAAGTTCCATTTACCCATAGCAGTGGAGCTTTCCCTGCCATACCGAATGGCAAGAAGAAACATCCGCCTCCACCTTCAGAAACTTCTCCCGGAGATGATCCCGACAAAAAACCTCCTAGCGCACTAAACGCCAACGCAGCCCCAAAGCCAACTGAAAATCAATCTTGGAAGACTATGAAGTATATTTACGTGATTCCAGGGGTCGCATTCCTTGTAACTGTTGCTGTAGCCATGCTCTGCATGTGTCGGAAACCAGGAGAGACCACCATAGGCCCTTGGAAAACTGGACTTAGTGGCCAGCTGCAGAAAGCATTTGTGACag GGGCACCCAAGCTGAATCGTTCAGAGCTAGAAACTGCCTGTGAGGATTTCAGCAATATTATTGACACCCTTGATGACTGCACAATATTTAAGGGAACACTGTCGAGTGGAGTTGAGATTGCAGTTGCTTCGACCCTAATTCCATCCTTCAAAGATTGGAAGGATAGCTCAGAAATGGCCTACATGAGGAAG ATTGATACACTGTCACGAGTGAACCACAAGAATTATGTCAATCTTCTAGGTTTATGTGAGGAGGATGAACCTTTCCTCAGGATGATGGTGTTTGAATATGCTCCAAATGGAACACTTCATGAGCACCTGCATG TTAAAGAAGTTGAACATCTCGACTGGAATGCAAGGGTTAGGATTATCATGGGAACAGCTTATTGCCTTCAATACATGCACCACGAACTGAACCCACCTATAGCACACCCCAATCTTCAGTCACAAGCTATTTACTTGACAGATGATTGTGCTGCAAAG ATTGGAGACATCAGCTTCGGTACAAATATTGCCCCCAAAGCAACAAGTCCAAAGGAAGAGTCAAAACATGCTAAGCTCCCTCCATTAGCTGACCCTGAAAGTAATGTCTACAGTTTTGGTTTACTGTTGCTAGAAATCATCTCTGGAAAGCTCCCTAGCGCTGAAGAACATGGATCACTCATCAAATGG GCTTCTGAATACTTCAATgaccaagaaaaaataaactCCTTAGTGGACCCCACACTCAAGTCAGTCAAGAACAACGAGCTCGAAATCATTTGCGAGATCATCCAGGACTGCACCCATGAGGATCCGAAAAAGCGACCAACCTTAACTGCAAAAATTTAG